A part of Strix aluco isolate bStrAlu1 chromosome 21, bStrAlu1.hap1, whole genome shotgun sequence genomic DNA contains:
- the LOC141932968 gene encoding uncharacterized protein LOC141932968: MAALSLSQLLDVAIGTPQVGAVNFTALHSLLQAVLRHLGLQDLPALGRGHSPTPLLGRDQPPEAPPREEGGQGGGPGTESLTPAKDPLQGTVSTPQDASVAADVGQMKIKIEENESSISKAVALSQDLLEEIGGMKAAQSRMEEDIRMIRETLGMGNLQDAAGQLPALRDQTASDSDMKKLKERLSLYPAPEEVSNMVRWEVLEDCLVGSKAGGGEGGGVGGREGRGLSVVSAGASRLWEWDSAGPQPPGPRRRFAQHFSSLCIPPGGRTWHQQSQGSSSAAPTETSSSSSSSVPPTAPNSPSVGQGSARNPWGDRPAPCPCSTLGRTTAPCPPGLSGAGRWEPGAAEGHFGANPSILHHEMVSKSYLGLLLLK; this comes from the exons atggccgcactcagcctgtcccagctgctggacGTCGCCATCGGGACGCCCCAGGTCGGGGCTGTCAACTTCACggcgctgcacagcctgctgcaggccgTGCTCAGgcacctgggcctgcaggacctgcctgccctggggcgaGGGCACAGCCCGACCCCCCTCCTGGGGCGGGACCAGCCCCCCGAGGCACCCCCCAGAGAagaagggggacagggcggagGCCCAGGCACAGAGTCGCTCACCCCCGCGAAGGACCCGCTGCAGGGGACCGTGAGCACTCCCCAGGACGCCTCCGTGGCTGCTGACGTGGGGCAGATGAAGATAAAGAttgaagagaatgagagcagcatctccaag GCCGTGGCTCTCTCCCaggatctcctcgaggagatcgGCGGGATGAAGGCGGCGCAGTCCCGCATGGAGGAGGACATTCGGATGATCCGCGAGACGCttggcatg gggaatctccaggacgctgccggccagctgccggccctccgtgaCCAGACGGCGTCGGACAGTGACATG aaaaagctgaaggaaaggctgagcctctacccagccccggaggaggtgagcaacatggtgcgctgggaggtgctggaggattgcctggtgggcagcaaagcaggaggaggagaaggaggaggagtaggaggaCGAGAAGGCCGAGGTCTGTCGGTGGTGAGTGCTGGGGCATCCCGGCTATGGGAGTGGGACTCAGCAGGACCGCAGCCCCCGGGGCCTCGGCGGAGGTTTGCTCAGCACTTCTCTTCCCTGTGCATCCCGCCGGGAGGCAGGACCtggcaccagcagagccagggcagctcctCGGCTGCCCCAACAGAGACCTCCTCATCGTCCTCATCGTCTGTGCCACCGACAGCCCCCAACAGCCCCTCCGTGGGGCAAGGGAGCGCCCGAAACCCTTGGGGTGACCGCCCAGCCCCCTGTCCTTGCTCAACGTTGGGCAGGACCacggctccctgccctcctggtCTCTCTGGGGCTGGTAGGTGGGAGCCGGGGGCAGCGGAGGGACATTTTGGGGCAAACCCCAGCATTCTGCACCATGAGATGGTTTCCAAATCctacctggggctgctgctcctgaaatga